The sequence GAAACGTTTTTCCTCGTTGCCGGCGTAAGATCATCCTCATCTTTTTTCTCGTAACTGAAATCATCAATTTTGTTGAAAACCATTACCATCGGCTTTCTATGCGCATCAATCTCCTGCAAAATCTGATTAACGGAATCAATATGATCTTCAAAGCTTTCGTGAGAAATATCGACAACGTGAATCAGTAAATCCGCTTCTCTTACCTCATCCAGCGTAGATTTGAACGATTCTACAAGCTGAGTCGGCAATTTTCTGATGAATCCTACGGTGTCTGTCAATAAAAACGGCAGATTTCCGATCACGACTTTTCTTACCGTTGTATCTAATGTCGCAAACAGTTTATTTTCAGCGAAAACTTCCGATTTTGAAAGTGAATTCATCAAAGTAGATTTTCCTACGTTTGTGTATCCTACCAACGCAACACGCACCATTTTTCCGCGGTTGTTTCTTTGGGTAGCCATTTGTTTATCAATCGTTTTCAGCTTCTCTTTTAACAGGGAAATTCTGTCACGAATGATACGACGGTCGGTTTCAATTTCCGTTTCACCGGGACCTCTCATCCCGATCCCCCCTCGCTGACGTTCCAAGTGGGTCCACATCCTGGTCAGTCGTGGAAGAAGATATTCATACTGAGCAAGTTCCACCTGCGTTCTTGCATAGGAAGTCTGGGCTCTCTGGGCAAAAATATCGAGAATAAGATTGGTTCTGTCCAAAATTTTCACTTCAAGCTCTCTTTCCAGGTTTTTAAGCTGTGAAGGGGAAAGCTCGTCGTCAAATATAACAGTGCCGATCTCATGTTCCTTTACATAATCTTTTATTTCTATCGCTTTTCCGCTACCTACGAATGTTCTTGAATCCGGCTGTGATAGTTTCTGGGTGAATCTTTTTTCAACGGTCGCTCCGGCTGTGTAAGCCAAAAACTCCAGTTCATCCATGTATTCCGTTAGTTTTTCTTCATCCTGATCTTTGGTAATTAACCCTACCAAGACCGCCTTTTCATAATTATGTTCTTTCTTTTCTAGCATTAAATTCTATCTATAGTTTGTGAGATTTACAAGTTACCATTTTTCAGGAAAAAAAACAAAATGAATTTTATTGAATTATTTTTAAATGTTAAATAAGGTTCATGTTGGGATTGATTTGCAAAAAATTCAATAACTTTATGAAGTAGTTTTAATTTTTTTAGATATAAAGTTTTAAAATTATCATTAAAAACTAATATCCAGAGTATCATGATTACCAATATAAGATGTATGATTATTGATGATGATGAGCTGGACAGGCTGGTTCTTCTTCATCATCTTAAGCAATATGACAATATAGAAGTCGTTGCGTCTTTTGACTCAGCGGAAAAAGCCATCCCTTATCTTGACCTTCCCATTGATCTTCTGGTCGCCGAAACGAAACTCAAAGGCATGAATGGATTGGAGTTCAGGAAATTAGCCCACAAAATTCCCGCCTGTATTTTTATAAGCTCCCACCCGGAAATGGCAATTAATACTTTTGAAATTGACACTTTAGACTTCATTCCAAAGCCATTAAAAACAGAACGTTTCCATATTTCTATGCAAAAGCTTTTTGATTTTTTTGAAATGAAAGAAAAATGCGAGTGTTTTGATGCTTTACTTGGTGAAAATTGTATTAAAATAAAAGAAGGAAGCAATATTTATCAGGTGAAGATCACAGATATCCTTTATCTTGAAGCTTTAAAAGATTACACAAGAATCGTTACTCCCGAAAAAAAACACTGTATTCTGGATTCTATCGGAAATATTTTACATAAAAGCTATTTTGATTCTTTCGTGAGAATCCACAGAAGTTTTGCCGTTCCCAGACATCTGATCCGCAGTAAAAACAATCATGAAGTAGAGCTCGTACATCAGATAAAATTACCGATCGGAAGAGCCTATAAAGAGAATTTGTCCTTTTTTACCCCTCACGGCTAATTTTCAAAAATAACGGTAAACAGTGATATTTCCGGTGAAAAAATCATAAATATTTCCACTTTTCGTCGTTTGTCGATTTTTTTTGTCGTTTGTCTATTTTCCAAATATCCGTCTGTGATATGTGGTAATTTAGTCTTCCAAAATTCTCTTTAAAAATTTTGACTAACCAATTAATAACCACAAAACCATTTATATGAAAAGAACATCTATTCAATGCTTCTTTCTCATTTTGCTCACCGTCCCCATTATTCTGCTGAAAGCACAATCAGCAGTTTTGGCAACAGGAGCAAATGCTACAGGAAGCAACGGCTCGGTTTCTTACAGTGTAGGACTGCCTGCCTACATCGTTAAGGGGAGCAACAACGAGATTATGGAAGGCCTGCAACACGCCTACGAAATCATAACACTGGCTACCAATGAAACCTCAACAACTGAAGAAGGCATTTTACTTTATCCTAATCCTTTCAAAGATTTTTTGTATCTCGATTTTACCACAAATAATTTTAAAGGTTCGGAGTATCAGCTTTTCGATGCTCAGGGAAAACTTATCAAAAGGGACAAAATCACCCAATCGAAGTCTGAATTCAATTTTTCTTCTCTTCCATCCGCCATGTATATCATCAGGATTATCCAAAACGGAGAAAATTTAAAAACATTTAAAATCATTAAAAAATAACAACCATGAAAAAAATATTATTCGCAGTGGGAATTGTGCTGGGATCACACCTAGCCTTTGCACAAGTACCCGAAAAAATGAGCTATCAGGCAATTGTCCGAAATACGGGAGGACAAATTTTAGCCAATCAAAGTGTAGGAATCAGAGCAAGCATTTTGCAGGGATCACCTGCAGGAGCGGCCGTTTATTCTGAAAGACTTACAGGAAATACCAATGCCAACGGTCTTCTCACTTTGGAAATCGGATCAGGAACCGTTCTTACAGGAACATTCAACACCATCAACTGGTCAACAGGAAGCTATTATCTAAAAACAGAAACCGACCCAACTGGCGGAACTAATTATACCATCACAGGAACCAGCCAATTACTAAGTGTTCCTTACGCTATGTACGCAAAAACTGCAGGCGGCGGTGGC is a genomic window of Chryseobacterium wanjuense containing:
- the hflX gene encoding GTPase HflX, which gives rise to MLEKKEHNYEKAVLVGLITKDQDEEKLTEYMDELEFLAYTAGATVEKRFTQKLSQPDSRTFVGSGKAIEIKDYVKEHEIGTVIFDDELSPSQLKNLERELEVKILDRTNLILDIFAQRAQTSYARTQVELAQYEYLLPRLTRMWTHLERQRGGIGMRGPGETEIETDRRIIRDRISLLKEKLKTIDKQMATQRNNRGKMVRVALVGYTNVGKSTLMNSLSKSEVFAENKLFATLDTTVRKVVIGNLPFLLTDTVGFIRKLPTQLVESFKSTLDEVREADLLIHVVDISHESFEDHIDSVNQILQEIDAHRKPMVMVFNKIDDFSYEKKDEDDLTPATRKNVSLEEWKKTWMAKSKYPTVFISALTKENFPEMKRMIYDEVMKIHISRFPYNDFLFEYFDNDEEEEENND
- a CDS encoding LytR/AlgR family response regulator transcription factor — translated: MITNIRCMIIDDDELDRLVLLHHLKQYDNIEVVASFDSAEKAIPYLDLPIDLLVAETKLKGMNGLEFRKLAHKIPACIFISSHPEMAINTFEIDTLDFIPKPLKTERFHISMQKLFDFFEMKEKCECFDALLGENCIKIKEGSNIYQVKITDILYLEALKDYTRIVTPEKKHCILDSIGNILHKSYFDSFVRIHRSFAVPRHLIRSKNNHEVELVHQIKLPIGRAYKENLSFFTPHG
- a CDS encoding T9SS type A sorting domain-containing protein, with the protein product MKRTSIQCFFLILLTVPIILLKAQSAVLATGANATGSNGSVSYSVGLPAYIVKGSNNEIMEGLQHAYEIITLATNETSTTEEGILLYPNPFKDFLYLDFTTNNFKGSEYQLFDAQGKLIKRDKITQSKSEFNFSSLPSAMYIIRIIQNGENLKTFKIIKK